A part of Streptomyces sp. NBC_01451 genomic DNA contains:
- a CDS encoding MarR family winged helix-turn-helix transcriptional regulator, which yields MSVELRSIRVLPSWILGRAADRGRALVAAALAHEGLKMWHHVVLSAVAELGPVAQAELVRGVGLDAKDMVGVLNDLEGASLVVRAPDPHDRRKNAVTVTAEGRRLLARCERAARKANDELLAPLTAVERDLFMGLLTRVSGTT from the coding sequence ATGTCTGTCGAACTTCGTTCCATACGCGTCCTCCCCAGCTGGATCCTGGGGAGGGCAGCCGACCGCGGGCGGGCGCTGGTCGCCGCCGCGCTGGCCCATGAGGGGCTGAAGATGTGGCATCACGTGGTGCTCTCCGCCGTCGCGGAGCTGGGCCCGGTCGCGCAGGCCGAACTGGTGCGCGGGGTGGGGCTCGACGCCAAGGACATGGTCGGCGTCCTCAACGACCTTGAGGGCGCCTCACTGGTGGTGCGCGCACCCGACCCGCACGACCGGCGCAAGAACGCGGTGACGGTCACGGCGGAGGGGCGGCGGCTGCTGGCCCGCTGCGAGCGGGCCGCGCGCAAGGCCAACGACGAACTGCTGGCGCCGCTCACGGCCGTGGAACGCGACCTGTTCATGGGCCTGCTCACCCGGGTTTCGGGTACGACCTAG
- a CDS encoding sialidase family protein: protein MPSSLRARFRSTLTAAFTTAALLLAMPSPAGAGQATETAVFEQQVLFRASQDPGYACYRIPAIVRTLKGTLLAFAEGRKDNCGDAGDIDIVVKRSTDDGLTWGPVQVVDDGGVDTHGNPAPIVDRETGRILLAESWNTGHGGGNCPVPCDRTPHLQYSDDDGLTWSEPRDLSAEIMPPEWNSWYATGPVHGIQLTRGEHAGRLVFGVNTETWDGSRISANHAALIISDDGGDHWRAGATDTWPIAADGTFRQKPSEVTLTERSDGVILVSGREQDGTDLGHRTQAFSADGGSSFLTPFRALPDLYAPQVQCSTVGLGARILLACPGDPDRRRTMMIRSSYDGGRTWDSVDRGTVVTRDWSGYSDLVKIDSGTVGLMYEGGTVDARDEIRFARFSEDWLTPARGPDPTTRDLAPDARPAAVLGGATQTTGVFGGGAMEFDGVDDAVRLPYSDRLPLGTKDFTVGLWFRTTATSGDRPLLWMGGVGSTQPQVWLRAEPATNRVRGLMTVRDGASAVRTASATSVGTYNDGLWHFAALRRGGGQFTLFVDGTAVSVADVTGSVSRNSVFGVHIGQRVDSLQHFSGAIDDVRVWDRALGSAELSKAAMTATVDEETATSSTVLWLPLNKVNEGRSHPTRP, encoded by the coding sequence ATGCCGTCAAGTCTTCGCGCACGATTCAGATCCACCCTCACGGCCGCGTTCACCACGGCCGCTCTGCTGCTCGCGATGCCGAGCCCAGCGGGCGCCGGACAGGCCACCGAGACGGCCGTGTTCGAGCAGCAGGTGCTCTTCCGGGCCTCCCAGGACCCCGGTTACGCCTGCTACCGGATCCCCGCGATCGTCCGGACCCTGAAGGGAACGCTGCTGGCCTTCGCCGAGGGACGGAAGGACAACTGCGGGGACGCCGGTGACATCGATATCGTCGTCAAGCGGTCGACCGACGACGGGCTCACCTGGGGCCCGGTCCAGGTGGTCGACGACGGCGGGGTCGACACCCACGGCAACCCGGCGCCGATCGTGGACCGGGAGACCGGCCGCATCCTCCTCGCGGAGAGCTGGAACACGGGCCACGGCGGCGGCAACTGCCCGGTGCCGTGCGACCGCACTCCCCATCTGCAGTACAGCGACGACGACGGGCTGACCTGGTCCGAGCCTCGCGACCTGAGCGCCGAGATCATGCCGCCCGAGTGGAACTCCTGGTATGCGACGGGCCCCGTGCACGGCATCCAGCTCACCCGGGGCGAGCACGCGGGCCGGCTCGTCTTCGGCGTCAACACCGAGACGTGGGACGGCAGCCGGATCAGTGCCAACCATGCCGCGCTGATCATCAGCGACGACGGCGGCGACCACTGGAGGGCCGGCGCCACGGACACCTGGCCGATCGCGGCGGACGGCACCTTCCGGCAGAAACCGTCCGAGGTGACGCTCACGGAGCGCTCGGACGGGGTGATCCTGGTCAGCGGCCGGGAGCAGGACGGCACGGATCTGGGACACCGCACCCAGGCCTTCAGCGCGGACGGCGGCAGCAGTTTCCTCACCCCCTTCCGCGCGCTCCCGGACCTCTACGCGCCCCAGGTCCAGTGCTCCACGGTGGGCCTCGGCGCCCGCATACTGCTGGCCTGCCCGGGCGATCCCGACCGGCGCCGGACGATGATGATCCGCTCCTCCTACGACGGCGGGCGCACCTGGGACAGCGTGGACCGGGGCACGGTCGTCACCCGGGACTGGTCGGGCTACTCCGACCTGGTGAAGATCGACAGCGGGACGGTGGGCCTGATGTACGAGGGCGGCACCGTCGACGCACGCGACGAGATCCGCTTCGCCCGCTTCAGCGAGGACTGGCTGACGCCGGCGCGCGGCCCGGACCCGACCACCCGTGACCTGGCCCCGGACGCCCGCCCGGCCGCCGTCCTGGGCGGCGCCACGCAGACCACCGGGGTGTTCGGCGGCGGGGCGATGGAGTTCGACGGCGTGGACGACGCCGTACGCCTCCCGTACAGCGACCGGCTGCCGCTCGGCACCAAGGACTTCACGGTGGGCCTGTGGTTCCGCACCACGGCGACGTCGGGTGACCGGCCGCTGCTGTGGATGGGCGGGGTCGGCTCCACCCAGCCCCAGGTCTGGCTGCGCGCCGAGCCCGCGACCAACCGGGTCCGGGGTCTGATGACCGTCCGGGACGGCGCGTCGGCCGTCAGGACGGCGTCCGCGACCTCGGTGGGCACCTACAACGACGGCCTGTGGCACTTCGCGGCCCTGCGCCGTGGCGGCGGCCAGTTCACGCTCTTCGTCGACGGTACGGCGGTCAGCGTGGCGGACGTGACCGGATCCGTCAGCCGCAACTCGGTGTTCGGGGTGCACATCGGGCAACGGGTGGACAGTCTGCAGCACTTCAGCGGCGCGATCGACGACGTCCGGGTCTGGGACCGGGCGTTGGGCAGCGCGGAACTGTCCAAGGCGGCCATGACGGCGACCGTGGACGAGGAGACGGCCACGAGCAGCACGGTCCTGTGGCTGCCTCTCAACAAGGTGAACGAGGGCCGTTCGCACCCCACCCGCCCCTGA
- a CDS encoding bile acid:sodium symporter family protein codes for MPIDPYILLLLATVGLAALLPARGTGADVASGASTAAIAFLFFLYGARLSTREALAGLKHWRLHTTVLACTFVVFPLLGLAARGLEPVFLTHDLYTGLLFLTLVPSTIQSSIAFTSMARGNVPAAICAGSFSSVVGIVVTPLLAATLLGSTGGGFSLDSLVEIVLQLLVPFLAGQVLRRWIGTFVTRHKKVLGLVDRGSILLVVYTAFSEGMVEGIWHQVGPARLGGLLVVEAVLLAVMLALTWYGGRALGFDREDRITIQFAGSKKSLAAGLPMASVLFGAQASLAVLPLMLFHQMQLMVCAVIAKRRSQDPVTADPPVTGRDAAGPPRMTAGTATRHR; via the coding sequence ATGCCGATCGACCCCTACATCCTGCTGCTGCTCGCAACGGTGGGTCTCGCGGCCCTCCTCCCGGCGCGCGGGACGGGCGCCGACGTCGCCTCGGGCGCCTCCACGGCGGCCATCGCCTTTCTCTTCTTCCTCTACGGCGCCCGACTCTCCACCCGCGAGGCACTGGCGGGGCTGAAGCACTGGCGGCTGCACACCACGGTCCTCGCCTGCACGTTCGTCGTCTTCCCGCTGCTCGGCCTGGCCGCCCGCGGACTCGAACCGGTGTTCCTGACCCACGACCTCTACACCGGTCTGCTCTTCCTCACCCTCGTCCCGTCCACGATCCAGTCGTCGATCGCCTTCACCTCGATGGCCCGGGGCAACGTGCCCGCCGCGATCTGCGCGGGCTCCTTCTCCTCCGTTGTCGGCATCGTCGTCACCCCGCTGCTCGCGGCCACACTGCTCGGCAGCACCGGCGGCGGCTTCTCGCTCGACTCGCTCGTCGAGATCGTGCTCCAGCTGCTGGTGCCATTCCTCGCCGGACAGGTGCTCAGGCGCTGGATCGGCACGTTCGTCACCCGGCACAAGAAGGTGCTGGGGCTGGTCGACCGCGGCTCGATCCTCCTCGTCGTCTACACCGCGTTCAGCGAGGGCATGGTCGAGGGCATCTGGCACCAGGTCGGTCCCGCCCGGCTCGGCGGACTCCTGGTCGTGGAGGCCGTACTGCTCGCGGTGATGCTGGCGCTCACCTGGTACGGGGGCAGGGCGCTCGGCTTCGACCGCGAGGACCGGATCACGATCCAGTTCGCGGGCTCGAAGAAGTCCCTGGCGGCCGGACTGCCCATGGCGAGCGTCCTGTTCGGCGCCCAGGCCTCACTGGCCGTGCTGCCGCTGATGCTCTTCCACCAGATGCAGCTGATGGTGTGCGCGGTGATCGCCAAGCGCCGCTCGCAGGACCCCGTGACGGCCGACCCGCCGGTCACCGGCCGGGACGCGGCCGGACCGCCACGCATGACGGCCGGTACGGCGACGCGTCACCGTTGA
- a CDS encoding LysR substrate-binding domain-containing protein produces MYDPSHLRTFLTVAQTLSFTQAARRLGLRQSTVSQHVRRLEDAAGRQLFSRDTHSVELTEDGEVMLGFARRIMEVHEQATAFFTGTRLRGRLRFGASEDFVLTRLPEILEAFRHDHPEVDLELTVELSGTLHEQLAAGKLDLVLAKRRPEDPRGEPVWHDELVWIGAERLRLDPDRPVPLIVYPPPGITRALAMEALERQGRAWRVVCTSGSLNGLIAAARAGLGVMAHSRGMVPPGLVQVPDRAGLPELGRVDFVLVHGHRRTSAESAADALAAAILTSGDRLHRL; encoded by the coding sequence GTGTACGACCCCTCTCATCTGCGGACCTTCCTGACCGTGGCCCAGACGCTCAGTTTCACGCAGGCCGCCCGCCGGCTCGGGCTGCGGCAGTCGACGGTCAGCCAGCACGTCCGGCGCCTGGAGGACGCGGCCGGCCGGCAACTGTTCTCCCGGGACACGCACTCCGTGGAGCTGACCGAGGACGGCGAGGTGATGCTCGGCTTCGCCCGCCGCATCATGGAGGTCCACGAGCAGGCGACGGCGTTCTTCACGGGTACGCGGCTGCGCGGCCGGCTGCGGTTCGGCGCGTCCGAGGACTTCGTGCTGACCCGGTTGCCGGAGATCCTGGAGGCCTTCCGCCACGACCACCCCGAGGTCGATCTGGAGCTGACGGTCGAGCTGTCGGGCACCCTGCACGAGCAGCTGGCCGCCGGGAAACTGGACCTCGTCCTCGCCAAGCGGCGCCCCGAGGACCCGCGCGGCGAGCCGGTCTGGCACGACGAGCTGGTGTGGATCGGCGCGGAACGGCTCCGGCTGGACCCCGACCGCCCGGTACCCCTGATCGTGTACCCGCCGCCGGGCATCACCCGCGCCCTCGCCATGGAGGCCCTGGAGCGGCAGGGCCGGGCGTGGCGCGTCGTGTGCACCAGCGGCAGCCTCAACGGCCTGATCGCGGCGGCCCGGGCGGGCCTCGGTGTGATGGCCCACTCGCGCGGGATGGTCCCGCCCGGTCTGGTCCAGGTGCCCGACCGCGCCGGGCTGCCGGAGCTGGGCCGGGTCGATTTCGTCCTGGTCCACGGGCACCGGCGTACGTCCGCCGAGAGCGCGGCGGACGCGCTGGCGGCGGCGATCCTGACGAGCGGGGACCGGCTGCACCGGCTCTGA
- a CDS encoding AMP-dependent synthetase/ligase, whose amino-acid sequence MREFTNPPLALAPPVGGLADVVFERAQEDPLHVSLGRKDEAGQWRDVTASEFRDEVLALAKGLLSQGIRFGDRVAIMSRTRYEWTLFDYALWTIGAQVVPVYPTSSAEQVFWMLYDAEVTAAMVEHEDHAMTIATVIDRLPELRRLWQLDVGVVQELYEAGAHLDDDVVHRHRLAVMPESTATIIYTSGTTGRPKGCVITHANFMFEADTVIERWEPVFHSRKGDEAATLLFLPLAHVFGRMVQVAAIRGGVRFGHQPQLNAAALLPDLAAFRPTFFLGVPYIFEKVFNAARRKAEREGRDGPFEKAVEVAVRYAEATEEKAWDLGPGPSAGLRMQHQLFEKLVYSKIRAAMGGRVRHAMTGGSGMDRRLGLFFAGAGVHIYEGYGLTETTAAATANPPERTRYGTVGQAIPGTTVHIADDGEIWLRGDNVFQGYLNNQKATDATLHDGWLATGDLGSLDEDGFLTITGRKKEILVTSGGKSVVPGGLEERVRDHPLVAQCIVVGNDRPYIAALVTLDREAVEHWLTMRGKPQLTSTELVSDPDLEKEVRRAVVAANTLVSKAESIRTFRILAQPFTEEHGLLTPSLKLKRKAIEDAYVKEVEALYQA is encoded by the coding sequence TTGCGCGAATTCACCAACCCTCCGTTGGCGTTGGCACCGCCCGTGGGCGGACTGGCCGACGTGGTGTTCGAACGTGCCCAGGAGGACCCCCTCCATGTCTCGCTCGGGCGCAAGGACGAGGCCGGCCAGTGGCGGGACGTGACCGCGAGCGAGTTCCGTGACGAGGTCCTCGCCCTCGCCAAGGGCCTGCTCTCGCAGGGCATCCGCTTCGGGGACCGGGTCGCGATCATGTCCCGTACGCGCTACGAGTGGACGCTCTTCGACTACGCGCTGTGGACGATCGGCGCGCAGGTGGTGCCGGTCTATCCGACGTCGTCGGCCGAGCAGGTCTTCTGGATGCTGTACGACGCCGAGGTGACGGCGGCGATGGTGGAGCACGAGGACCACGCGATGACCATCGCCACGGTCATCGACCGGCTGCCCGAGCTGCGCCGGCTGTGGCAGCTCGACGTCGGTGTCGTGCAGGAGCTGTACGAGGCGGGTGCGCACCTCGACGACGACGTGGTGCACCGGCACCGGCTCGCGGTCATGCCCGAGTCGACCGCGACGATCATCTACACCTCCGGCACCACGGGCCGCCCCAAGGGCTGTGTCATCACCCACGCGAACTTCATGTTCGAGGCGGACACCGTCATCGAACGCTGGGAGCCGGTGTTCCACTCCAGGAAGGGCGACGAGGCGGCGACCCTCCTCTTCCTCCCCCTCGCGCATGTCTTCGGCCGGATGGTGCAGGTGGCCGCGATCCGCGGCGGGGTCCGTTTCGGCCACCAGCCGCAGCTCAACGCGGCGGCCCTGCTGCCCGACCTCGCCGCGTTCCGGCCGACGTTCTTCCTCGGCGTGCCGTACATCTTCGAGAAGGTCTTCAACGCGGCCCGCCGCAAGGCCGAACGGGAGGGCAGGGACGGCCCGTTCGAGAAGGCCGTCGAGGTCGCGGTGCGGTACGCGGAGGCCACGGAGGAGAAGGCCTGGGACCTGGGCCCCGGCCCGTCGGCGGGCCTGCGGATGCAGCACCAGCTCTTCGAGAAGCTCGTGTACTCCAAGATCCGGGCGGCGATGGGCGGGCGCGTACGGCACGCCATGACGGGCGGTTCGGGTATGGACCGGCGGCTCGGCCTGTTCTTCGCGGGCGCGGGCGTCCACATATACGAGGGGTACGGCCTGACGGAGACGACGGCCGCGGCCACCGCGAACCCGCCCGAGCGCACCCGGTACGGCACGGTCGGCCAGGCCATCCCGGGCACGACGGTGCACATCGCGGACGACGGTGAGATCTGGCTGCGCGGCGACAACGTCTTCCAGGGCTATCTGAACAACCAGAAGGCGACGGACGCGACCCTGCACGACGGCTGGCTGGCCACCGGCGACCTGGGCTCCCTCGACGAGGACGGTTTCCTCACGATCACCGGCCGCAAGAAGGAGATCCTGGTGACCTCGGGCGGCAAGAGCGTCGTCCCCGGCGGCCTGGAGGAGCGCGTCCGGGATCATCCCCTGGTCGCCCAGTGCATCGTGGTCGGCAACGACCGTCCGTACATCGCGGCCCTTGTCACCCTGGACCGGGAGGCGGTCGAGCACTGGCTCACCATGCGCGGCAAGCCGCAGCTGACCTCGACGGAACTGGTGAGCGACCCGGACCTGGAGAAGGAGGTACGGCGTGCGGTGGTCGCCGCGAACACCCTGGTCTCCAAGGCCGAGTCGATCCGTACGTTCCGCATCCTGGCCCAGCCGTTCACCGAGGAACACGGCCTGCTGACCCCGTCCCTGAAGCTGAAGCGCAAGGCGATCGAGGACGCGTATGTGAAGGAGGTCGAGGCGCTGTACCAGGCCTGA
- a CDS encoding Tat pathway signal sequence domain protein, with protein MNTSRRTLLGAALGGAAGAAVGVPALAVPAHAASWQQKWAPSASGAGLGAFETIEDDRADSHTAGQPHIFATGNNWRFNMHTGDRDTSTDRQRQEVTGLRNGSGGDYLKWTEGQTWRVTYSMYIPSSLKATTTFTHIMQMKQPGAGTSPIVVQSLRRVNGVQTIELKLPFDDILVGRTNLEPLHDRWTDVDFQIKVGNGGAGTVRWILRSGSTTVVDASRTGVDTFLADRVRPKWGIYRSLGDTSGSLQDCHLLLTNLRGYQLV; from the coding sequence ATGAACACATCCAGGCGAACCCTGCTCGGCGCCGCACTCGGCGGAGCGGCCGGAGCGGCCGTCGGAGTCCCCGCCCTCGCCGTCCCGGCCCACGCCGCCTCCTGGCAGCAGAAGTGGGCCCCCTCCGCGAGCGGCGCCGGGCTCGGCGCCTTCGAGACCATCGAGGACGACCGCGCCGACTCCCACACCGCCGGACAGCCGCACATCTTCGCCACCGGCAACAACTGGCGCTTCAACATGCACACCGGCGACCGCGACACCTCGACCGACCGGCAGCGCCAGGAGGTCACCGGGCTGCGCAACGGCAGCGGCGGCGACTACCTCAAGTGGACCGAGGGGCAGACCTGGCGGGTCACGTACTCGATGTACATCCCCAGCTCCCTCAAGGCGACGACCACCTTCACCCACATCATGCAGATGAAGCAGCCCGGCGCAGGCACTTCGCCGATCGTCGTGCAGTCGCTGCGCCGGGTGAACGGCGTACAGACCATCGAACTCAAGCTGCCCTTCGACGACATCCTCGTCGGCCGTACGAACCTCGAACCGCTCCACGACAGGTGGACGGACGTCGACTTCCAGATCAAGGTCGGCAACGGCGGCGCGGGAACGGTCCGTTGGATCCTCCGGAGCGGCTCGACAACCGTCGTCGACGCCTCACGCACCGGCGTCGACACCTTCCTCGCCGACCGCGTACGCCCCAAGTGGGGCATCTACCGTTCCCTGGGCGACACTTCGGGCTCGCTCCAGGACTGCCACCTGCTGCTCACGAACCTGCGCGGCTACCAACTCGTCTGA
- a CDS encoding aldo/keto reductase: MSSKVPPITLNNGVEMPQLGFGVWQVPDDEAEQAVTTALESGYRSIDTAAIYGNEEGTGKAIAASGVPREELFVTTKLWNSDQGYESTLRAFDTSLAKLGLEYVDLYLIHWPQPAKGAYVDTYKAFEKLAADGRARTVGVSNFLPVHLDRLLAETSVVPAVNQIELHPHLQQNESREYHAEHGIVTEAWSPLGSGRGLLEVPAIVAVARKHDRTPAQVVLRWHLQLGNVVIPKSVTPSRIKENIEVFDFSLDAEDLAAISALNEGRRLGPDPATFEAG, encoded by the coding sequence GTGAGCAGCAAGGTCCCCCCGATCACCCTGAACAACGGCGTCGAGATGCCCCAGCTGGGTTTCGGCGTCTGGCAGGTGCCTGACGACGAGGCGGAGCAGGCGGTCACCACCGCGCTGGAGAGCGGGTACCGCAGCATCGACACAGCAGCGATCTACGGCAACGAAGAGGGCACCGGGAAGGCCATCGCCGCATCCGGCGTCCCCCGCGAGGAGCTCTTCGTCACCACCAAGCTCTGGAACAGCGACCAGGGGTACGAATCCACTCTCCGCGCCTTCGACACCTCCCTGGCGAAGCTCGGCCTGGAGTACGTCGACCTGTATCTGATCCACTGGCCGCAGCCGGCCAAGGGCGCGTACGTCGACACGTACAAGGCGTTCGAGAAGCTCGCCGCCGACGGCCGCGCCCGGACCGTCGGAGTCTCCAACTTCCTTCCGGTCCACCTCGACCGGCTCCTCGCCGAGACGTCCGTCGTCCCGGCGGTCAACCAGATCGAGCTGCACCCGCATCTCCAGCAGAACGAGTCCCGCGAGTACCACGCGGAGCACGGCATCGTCACGGAGGCATGGTCCCCGCTGGGCTCCGGCAGGGGTCTGCTGGAGGTACCGGCGATCGTGGCCGTCGCCCGCAAGCACGACCGCACGCCGGCCCAGGTCGTCCTGCGCTGGCACCTCCAGCTCGGCAACGTGGTGATCCCCAAGTCCGTGACGCCTTCGCGGATCAAGGAGAACATCGAGGTCTTCGACTTCAGCCTGGACGCGGAGGACCTCGCGGCGATCAGCGCGCTGAACGAGGGCCGCCGACTGGGCCCGGACCCGGCCACCTTCGAGGCCGGCTGA
- a CDS encoding glycoside hydrolase family 75 protein translates to MRSRTLTLTAAAGAAMLATAAIPSYASGTPRPASTKEGSVSAADLLARVTSCSQLSNGKYRTDEETSASIPVCGKNGAVFWKADMDIDCDGQRTSKCNENTDPWYQDDTAFHQSNGKPLKADSLPYVVVPSSSGIWNYAGAGIKGGGVVAVIYNNKVEYAVVGDTGPTKIIGEASYATAKALGIDPDPESGGTDSGVTYILFKNSQVSPLESHSAAVSLGDRLAKQFIRDN, encoded by the coding sequence GTGCGCTCTCGAACACTGACCCTCACCGCGGCCGCCGGCGCGGCCATGCTCGCCACCGCCGCGATCCCCTCGTACGCCTCCGGCACGCCCCGGCCCGCGTCCACCAAGGAGGGCTCGGTCAGCGCGGCCGACCTGCTCGCCAGGGTGACGTCCTGTTCCCAGCTCTCCAACGGCAAGTACCGGACCGACGAGGAGACCTCGGCCTCGATCCCCGTGTGCGGCAAGAACGGAGCCGTGTTCTGGAAGGCCGACATGGACATCGACTGCGACGGCCAGCGCACGTCGAAGTGCAACGAGAACACCGACCCCTGGTACCAGGACGACACGGCGTTCCACCAGTCCAACGGCAAGCCGCTCAAGGCCGATTCCCTGCCGTACGTCGTCGTGCCCAGCTCCAGCGGCATCTGGAACTACGCCGGCGCCGGCATCAAGGGCGGTGGCGTGGTCGCCGTGATCTACAACAACAAGGTCGAGTACGCGGTCGTCGGCGACACCGGACCCACGAAGATCATCGGCGAGGCGTCGTACGCCACCGCTAAGGCACTCGGCATCGATCCCGACCCGGAGAGCGGCGGCACCGACTCCGGCGTGACGTACATCCTGTTCAAGAACTCGCAGGTCTCACCCCTGGAGAGCCACAGCGCTGCGGTCTCCCTGGGTGATCGGCTGGCCAAGCAGTTCATCCGCGACAACTGA
- a CDS encoding SDR family oxidoreductase, producing MTDSPVALVTGGASGIGAAVARQLLDAGHRVTVTGRGEQRLTDFAEELGRPEGLLTIPGNAAEYDQVRGAVETTLKEFGRLDTVVANAGFATHDTVADGDPAGWPEMVLTNVLGPALLIRASIDALKETRGRIVLVGSVAGFVHTPGNIYGATKWAVTGLAENTRRQVTEFGVGVTLVAPGRVETPFWDSYGSLPPGRLLTADQLADSIVWAIRQPEGVDVNTVVVRPTGQPN from the coding sequence ATGACCGACTCACCCGTCGCACTCGTCACCGGCGGCGCCAGCGGCATCGGCGCGGCCGTCGCGCGGCAGCTGCTGGACGCCGGCCACCGGGTCACCGTCACCGGCCGGGGCGAGCAGCGGCTGACCGACTTCGCCGAGGAACTCGGGCGCCCCGAAGGCCTGTTGACGATTCCCGGCAACGCTGCCGAGTACGACCAGGTCCGTGGCGCCGTCGAGACCACGCTGAAGGAGTTCGGGCGGCTGGACACGGTCGTCGCCAACGCCGGGTTCGCCACCCACGACACGGTCGCCGACGGCGACCCGGCGGGCTGGCCGGAGATGGTGCTGACCAACGTCCTCGGGCCCGCGCTGCTCATCAGGGCCTCGATCGACGCGCTGAAGGAGACCCGGGGCCGGATCGTGCTGGTCGGCAGCGTCGCCGGGTTCGTCCACACGCCGGGCAACATCTACGGGGCGACCAAGTGGGCGGTGACCGGCCTCGCCGAGAACACCCGCCGCCAGGTCACGGAGTTCGGGGTCGGCGTGACGCTGGTGGCCCCCGGGCGGGTCGAGACCCCCTTCTGGGACAGCTACGGCAGCCTGCCCCCGGGCCGGCTGCTGACGGCCGACCAGCTGGCCGACTCGATCGTCTGGGCGATCCGGCAGCCGGAGGGGGTCGACGTCAACACCGTGGTCGTACGGCCGACAGGGCAGCCCAACTGA
- a CDS encoding class I SAM-dependent methyltransferase — protein sequence MAHQHRHDHDHDQAPAHAQNHSHNHNHNHNHADVDFAEMIPHLEGQAELFAPLYADALAWLRRQQPEPGLIVDAGSGPGIISGFFAEAFPEARVVAADSSAPLLARARENAERRGAADRFSTIEAELPDGLGELEYPVDLVWSSRAVHHVGDQRAALTALAAVLAPGGTLAVLEGGLPERNLPRDLGFGRPGLEARLDVIEQGWFTEMRTSLPGHVRETEDWPALLTAAGLRPSGTRSFTLDLPAPLTDAAREYVIGVFDRRRTMFADELDAEDRATLDRLLDPDDKAGLHHRPDIFVLATHTLYTGSKPQG from the coding sequence ATGGCCCATCAGCACCGGCACGATCATGATCACGACCAGGCGCCTGCTCACGCCCAGAACCATTCCCACAACCACAACCACAACCACAACCACGCCGACGTCGACTTCGCCGAGATGATCCCGCACCTGGAGGGGCAGGCCGAACTGTTCGCACCGCTCTACGCCGACGCCCTGGCCTGGCTGCGGCGGCAGCAGCCGGAACCGGGACTGATCGTCGACGCGGGCAGTGGCCCCGGCATCATCTCGGGCTTCTTCGCGGAGGCGTTCCCCGAGGCGCGCGTCGTCGCGGCGGACAGCTCGGCGCCGCTCCTGGCGCGAGCCCGCGAGAACGCCGAACGACGCGGCGCCGCCGACCGATTCAGCACCATTGAGGCCGAACTCCCGGACGGACTGGGCGAGTTGGAGTACCCCGTCGACCTGGTGTGGTCGAGCCGGGCCGTCCATCACGTCGGCGACCAGCGGGCCGCGCTCACCGCACTCGCCGCCGTACTCGCCCCGGGCGGCACGCTCGCCGTGCTGGAGGGCGGCCTCCCCGAGCGGAACCTGCCCCGTGACCTCGGCTTCGGGCGGCCCGGCCTGGAGGCTCGGCTCGATGTGATCGAGCAGGGCTGGTTCACCGAGATGCGCACCAGCCTGCCCGGCCACGTACGCGAGACCGAGGACTGGCCGGCCCTGCTCACCGCCGCCGGCCTGCGCCCCTCCGGCACCCGCTCCTTCACGCTCGACCTGCCCGCCCCGCTCACGGACGCGGCCCGCGAGTACGTGATCGGCGTCTTCGACCGGCGCCGCACGATGTTCGCGGACGAACTCGACGCCGAGGACCGCGCCACCCTCGACCGTCTCCTCGACCCCGACGACAAGGCGGGCCTGCACCACCGGCCCGACATCTTCGTCCTGGCCACGCACACCCTGTACACCGGCAGCAAGCCGCAGGGGTAG